The following are encoded together in the Azospirillum lipoferum 4B genome:
- the ccoP gene encoding cytochrome-c oxidase, cbb3-type subunit III, translating to MAQNYKDELSGVETTGHEWDGLRELNNPLPKWWLYLFYVCIAWSLVYYVFYPAWPLGKTYTKGILGYSQREELDTRMAEAKAGQAKYLTAIAAKSVDEIQKDKDLLGFAMAGGRSYFNENCAACHGAGGQGAKGFPTLADDVWLWGGSSADIYKTIQHGIRSEDGDTRGVPNVGMTAFGKDGILNRDQIDQVTDYVLSLNGKTADAGKVAKGKTVYDENCAACHGDAGQGSVAAGLDGIGAPPLKQANWLYGSDKATLMDTVTNGRAGMMPAWSKRLDDATIKSLAVYVHNLGGGK from the coding sequence ATGGCACAGAATTACAAGGACGAGCTGTCCGGCGTCGAGACCACCGGCCACGAGTGGGATGGACTGCGCGAACTGAACAACCCGCTGCCCAAGTGGTGGCTGTACCTCTTCTACGTCTGCATCGCCTGGTCGCTGGTGTACTACGTGTTCTACCCGGCCTGGCCGCTGGGCAAGACCTACACGAAGGGCATCCTCGGCTATTCGCAGCGTGAAGAACTCGACACCAGGATGGCGGAGGCGAAGGCCGGCCAGGCCAAGTACCTGACCGCCATCGCCGCCAAGTCGGTCGACGAAATCCAGAAGGACAAGGACCTGCTGGGCTTCGCCATGGCCGGCGGCCGGTCCTACTTCAACGAGAACTGCGCCGCCTGCCACGGCGCCGGCGGCCAGGGTGCCAAGGGCTTCCCGACGCTGGCCGACGACGTGTGGCTGTGGGGCGGCTCCTCGGCCGACATCTACAAGACCATCCAGCACGGCATCCGTTCGGAAGACGGCGACACCCGTGGCGTGCCGAACGTCGGCATGACCGCCTTCGGCAAGGACGGCATCCTCAACCGCGACCAGATCGATCAGGTGACGGACTATGTGCTGTCGCTGAACGGCAAGACCGCCGATGCGGGCAAGGTCGCCAAGGGCAAGACCGTCTATGACGAGAACTGCGCCGCCTGCCATGGCGACGCGGGTCAGGGTTCGGTCGCCGCCGGTCTCGACGGCATCGGCGCTCCTCCGCTGAAGCAGGCCAACTGGCTCTATGGCAGCGACAAGGCCACGCTGATGGACACGGTGACCAACGGCCGCGCCGGCATGATGCCGGCCTGGTCCAAGCGCCTGGACGATGCGACGATCAAGTCGCTGGCGGTCTACGTCCACAACCTGGGCGGCGGCAAGTAA
- a CDS encoding cbb3-type cytochrome c oxidase subunit 3 — MDLDSITVMLRSFWTVWLTLLLTGILVYAMWPGNRRTFDDAAQIPLKDDGQEL, encoded by the coding sequence ATGGACTTGGATTCGATCACGGTGATGCTTCGGTCCTTCTGGACGGTGTGGTTGACGCTGCTGCTGACGGGCATCCTGGTTTACGCCATGTGGCCCGGCAACCGCCGCACCTTCGACGACGCCGCCCAGATCCCGCTCAAGGATGATGGTCAGGAGCTTTAG
- the ccoO gene encoding cytochrome-c oxidase, cbb3-type subunit II, whose translation MAQEKKGFSHDLIERNTLLLIVLVLITVSIGGLVQIVPLFTIESTIEKVEGVRPYSPLELAGQNIYYREGCYNCHSQQIRPFRDEVERYGHYSLAAESMYDHPFQWGSKRTGPDLARVGGKYSNDWQVAHLVDPRAVVPESIMPGYAWMKDRPLSYGDIADHLKALKIVGVPYTDEQIANAKADLEAQKNPDGDTAGLAKRYPKAVVANFTGNKTVTEMDALVAYLQVLGTMVDFTKYQSPKQLQQ comes from the coding sequence ATGGCTCAGGAAAAAAAGGGATTCAGCCACGACCTGATCGAGCGGAACACGCTTCTTCTGATCGTGCTCGTGCTGATCACCGTGTCGATCGGCGGTCTGGTCCAGATCGTCCCGCTCTTCACCATCGAATCGACCATCGAGAAGGTGGAGGGGGTCCGTCCCTACTCCCCGCTCGAACTGGCCGGGCAGAACATCTACTACCGTGAAGGCTGCTACAACTGCCACAGCCAGCAGATCCGTCCGTTCCGTGACGAGGTCGAGCGCTATGGGCACTACTCGCTGGCTGCGGAGTCGATGTACGACCATCCGTTCCAGTGGGGCTCCAAGCGCACGGGTCCGGACCTGGCCCGTGTCGGCGGCAAATACTCCAACGACTGGCAGGTCGCCCATCTGGTGGATCCGCGCGCCGTCGTGCCGGAGTCCATCATGCCGGGCTATGCCTGGATGAAGGACCGTCCGCTGAGCTACGGCGACATCGCCGACCACCTGAAGGCGCTGAAGATCGTCGGCGTTCCCTACACCGACGAGCAGATCGCCAACGCCAAGGCCGACCTGGAAGCGCAGAAGAATCCGGACGGCGACACCGCCGGCCTGGCCAAGCGCTATCCGAAGGCCGTGGTCGCGAACTTCACCGGCAACAAGACCGTCACCGAAATGGACGCTCTGGTCGCCTACCTGCAGGTGCTGGGCACCATGGTGGATTTCACCAAGTACCAGTCGCCGAAGCAGCTGCAGCAGTAA